Below is a genomic region from Thunnus albacares chromosome 4, fThuAlb1.1, whole genome shotgun sequence.
AACATTTACGTAACTTAAACTGTGCTCAGCAAGAAGCATTCACCTCTCGTAATGTTTCTTATAATGTGGGAAACAAAACGTGGCATAGTAATACTTTGTAGTGCAGCTATAACTTAGCCTACTTTGGGATTTTATACAGTTATCCTCAATCAGAAAGTGGCCCATATTAAACCAACTAACCTGCTTTGTCGTTGTGTACACACTTAAAGTACAGTTTGTGGCTAAATATTGTGTAAACTGTGTGGTCACAGGGCCAGTAGCCACCCTGTTTGACTAGCCTACCGTCTGTTTAACTTGTGACCCATCAATTTGGAGACTGCCACGAGATTCAGCGTTTGCTATCAAACTAACATTTGAAAAGACTGATTTCAGGAAAAATGAGTGAAGAAATGTGATGCGTCCTGTTGGCGACACCATTTAATTTTACCTAATGTAAAACGAAAAGGACATTCAATTAAAGGGAATTGAAGGCTTTCGTATTTACAACTGCCGCTGTCACCACGACAACTACATCAGTTAACACGGTCACTCGTGTTAACTTACTGAAACACCGGTAAGTAACTTAGTATTTGCCAACCTGGTGGCTAGCTAACGTGCTACCTAACAATCCAGCTCACTTACCTTTCGTTTTATCACGGCTGTACCCTTTTTGGCTAACTTggggttttcttttttctttatgaaaAAAGACGACATGGTGAAACGCGACAGAACTGCGTTTCGAAGTAAACGGTAACCGGAGTTAAGAGTTAACgcttcaactttctcaaaccaGTCAACATTGAACCCACATGGGTGCACTGCAACCGAACTAGGAAGTTGAAGTAGCATTCGATAACAGACGCTGATTGGTTGATATCCACAACTGAAAGCATATATCCCGCCTTTTGTTAAAAGTTTGAATTTCTATTGGTCAAATCAAGAATTTGGATGAGCAGGAAACTGTACTGGGCCAAAATACTTCCCTCGGGGAAGAAGTTTTCGCATCTTTGTTCCGCACATAATTGtaaaaaatttaaatcaaaCCACACAATAATCTTTTACACATGTGCACCATACATAGCAAGAGATAAATATGGGACCTGTATTTCACACATATTTAACCACAAACGTTTTGCCCTGCTGACAAAAATTAGCCGTAATTGTATCAGGATCTATGTACTGTACTACTGCAGTAGTACTACTACTTCCTCTACTACGCAGTATTTCCATTTACTGCGCTGTCTTTGTCCTCAGTGAGAGTCGTGACAGTTTATCCCTGAAGTCGAGCTGAACGGTCAGGTGAGGCTCCTCTGAACCGTCTAACAttaaatatcatgatattataTGATAATGTGTTGGAAGACAGTTTGTGTCACTCAGTGGCTCCAGCTGGGGGCTGGAaggaggggtggaggaggaggcaggggGAGGGGGATGCAACGTGAACtgcaacttttcatttttatctcacATGGCATAGTTTCGAATAAACAGTCAAGTAAgcgactgaaaaaaaaagtttgactcAAAGTTTGATTCCATcttaagcagaaaaaaaaacaagccttGATGTGTCAATTGATAATCAAATCTCTGCTCTCCCtagattattgttttttttacacctaTGCCACCAAAGAAAGGGGCAGGAGCGTCTCCATCCCAACCCCcagtgaagatgatgaagatcgGCACCGATACACAGGAGTTTGGCGGTGATCCAGCGGATGATAAGTACACGTTGGCTGAAGAGTCCAGTTACTCACCTTTTCCCAAAAACGAGGTGAGAGATTTTACtaactgtgcaaaaaaaaaaaaaatgttgtttccatTCCACATATGCCAATTGTTCACCCGATATCCTCTCACTTGGCAGCACGAAACCATTGATTTTGATGAAGAAAATGTTGCAAGTCCAGGTATCAGAACAGACACCATCAGTCTCCTCATGAAAATAGAGCAACTGCAGGCGCAACTCAAATATGAACGCAGATGTCGAATTTTGGCcgagagagagctgagagagcTGAAAGGTGGGTGGAAAGatgattcatttattaattgatatgcttgaagaaaataactgtcaAGACCACTCAGTCTAAAAACTGTATGTGATTCATTTTTAACAGAGCCTTAGGGGTTGTAGCTAccactgaggtcatgtcctctGACACATTCCTGAAAACTTGGGGAGCAGATTTAATGAAAGTAAAGAGGAGTTACATTCTAGGaataaacagttaaataacaaacaatacTAATATAGGGAAAATAGAGACCATGTTAAAGTCCAATTAAATAATTCTAATTAATTGCTAACGTGACGTAGACAGTCTTTTATCCAGtgcacagcaggtcagctgatcatgcaaaaatatgacatttgtcTCCAGTGGtgtatttaatttaacatatttagAAAATGAAGTCCCCAATAATttataaataatgaattaacgtttatctgaatttaaattgagctttttctttttcttctaagGACATTCCTTTATAACTCAGTGCATTTACATAGTTTTTTCAAAGGAAACTTCAGGGGAAATTATTGGGAAATTACAGgttcagggaaaaaaaaagtgttaccACATTAAAGAAAAGGGGGTTTAGTATTCTACACCAAATGTATAACCTATAAAAAGTGTAGAGAAGGCtttgaaataacatttaattaaacagttagataaaaaataaaatgtgacagtTACTGACGTGTAGAGTGTTGAAGGTGTGGGAGGGTTGTCCTGGGGGACTTTGGACTCATgaactcagtatttctaaaatcctggctacagcCCTGAGCCTAGTCtgtaaacatcatcatcataaatcattttaaccattttatgAATATACCTGCTACTGTTTCAGCATTTCTAAAGTAATTTGACCCTTTGTGCAGAGATGAACACTCTCATGATGCAGATGAGGCACACGGCGCATGAACTGCGAGTCACTCTTGATCACGTTCTCCAAGGAGGTGACGCGGCAGTTGCACCGCAGAACTCTCAAGACGATGCATCTATCTCTTTCCTGGCAGAGCCTGATGCAGAGATGAGAGCGGTTCATAATATCCCAGAGGTCAGGGCTCATATATCTTCTGTGTCTTCTAATAACTGCTCAATTTTGGAAAGATTTCTCAGTTGACTTAAATTTTGTTATCCTAGGAGTTTTATGTCCGTTCCAAGCTTGTTTTTAAGCTCAGGTTCACCAGTAGTAGACAATTTTATAAACGTATTGTCATATCCAGACATGAATGCATCTTAAAATGTTTGGAGCTAACATATTTCTTATTTGCCCTCAGGATGATCACaacttcctgtatctctctgagAACCTTCGAGTACCAAAAAATCTTTATGAGCGCATCGCAGAGATCGCAGACTACAAGAAGTACACTTCCGCGCTGCTGATGATGCTTTTTGACAGAGAAACTTTGGCCACACACTCTCTGCAGGGCCGGAGGAACAGTTTTACTGGAGAAGATTGCCACAAGCCTCAACTCCCACCTGATATCTTGAGAAGCATTATTGGTAAGATATAGAGAACAgcattaatattattacatttgaaGCACACAGACCTTCTTTGCTGCAGCTCATGACTTCTGACTTTGATCATGCAAAATGGACATAACAACTTAATCATGTGTCTTCTTTCAGATCATGTGTCAGACAAGTTTGGTGTAGATGGCAgtcaaataaaaactgcaatCCGGACGAAGTTAAATAATGAGGACAAATTATTGAAGAAGAGACTGGGGTTGGgtaaagctgaaaacaaatcTATTCTTGATCAAAACTTTTGCCAAGATGCTTCACTCCTTCCAGAAAATTCAGCGATATGAAAGGAGTCTCAGTGTAAAGCCTTTTGAGTCTGGGAAAGTTTATTTTTGCCTTTGTCTGTTGTTCACCAGTATAACATGACTGATAGAAATGTGTGACAGGTTGCCTTTTTTAATCCACGTGTAGTTTATTCAGTATAGAAATCTAGTGCTTGAACTCAGTTgttgtttaacactttttagaactctactttttttttactttgacaaCTCCTGTTGTTTCTCATATGTAAGAAAAGTGTCTAAATTGAGTTTAACCTGGTGACCAGACCAAGCAGTTGAACAGCACTATAAAATGTCACGTGTGTAGTCGGCGAAGGTTAAAAACAACggtgtttttatttaagttaACTTACTGTGTTTGAGGTAGTAAGTGTAAGTTCACAGGTTTGTGAAGTTGTTCTCTGTCAAGCATTCAATCAACtggcctttgtgtgtgtatgtgtgtgtgtgtgtgtgtgtgtgtgtgtgtgtgtgtgtgtgtgtgtgtgtgtgtgtgtgtgaaagtaggacaattgaaaatgtttgaaaaataagGATGTAATTTGTTGTTCATGACAAATTGTACATTTCACTAAGTGATGTGTTTCTAgaatagtttatttttttctgttttttcaaaatatgttgTAAGTGATAATCAATCTTCCTGCTTCCACAACATCTCTTACATCACTTCTTTGTTGTGCTTCATTACGTAAGGGCCAATAAACATTAGGAACTGATATCCCTCTGTTTTCTTTACTCGGACCCTCTCTTACATCAGCACaataaagtacagtatatgCTCTCATGGgaatacagttttgttttcccaACAACCAACAGATGTCAGCACTGAGCTCTATTTTTATGCTCTTCTGCAAGTGCTATAGAACCGCTGTAATATAAAGGTgttaaaatcaaaaaacaaagtaactcaaatcaaagaaaaactgaatgaattGAGCAAATTCAACTAATACATCAGTGTCTGGAGGAGAGAATAGAGGAGCATTTATAAAGGCAGAGGCACAGTGGACAGTGTGTGACAGTCACTGCCACATACTGACTGATAAAagagtatgtgtttgtgtgacatggTTAATGTCAGTGGGTGGCGGTTTGATAGAGTCATCTTCTCTTGAAAGATGTTATTTGAACAATCAGCTATTGCCGGCTCCTCCCCCTCCTTTCCCTCAAGCCAGCTGTTCTGTCTCAGTGGACTCACCAGCACATCACCTCTCTCTGTTAGTATCAGCCCTCCCCGGGGTCCTCTTCTGAGGCTCGTCCATGTGTCTTTGGGAAATATACGGTTTGCAACACGGCACCACAGTTCTTGATAGAGCCATCAAAGTTGGACCGGAACTCTTATTAACTCTGGTAACAACACCTGAGCACTGAGTTTGATGCTTTTCAAGGACTGAGTCATCAACATGCTTTGGAAGTACTGTACTCAAGAAGACTCAGAGGAACACTTTTTGGAGAAGCCACTGCcagttttcaaaatgaaaagagTTGCCTggtaagcttttttttaaattggttatCCTGGGTTAAATGAGTGGTTATGCAGTAAGAAGACGATCTTTCTGTTTATATCCAGCTCTGATGGTTGTCAGTGGAGATCATGTACAAAGGAATATAAATGctgttaatatatatacatgtatgtttgggaatcacagtaaaataaataagaggCCTGAGAATTATTAACAAAATACTGAGATACCAGTATTTTGGAATGTGGGACCAAAATTTAAGGTCAGTGTTACAAATCATACCTTGGTGTACACAATCAGAATGGCAGGCgcaaatgattttaaaaaaatctaaatcccTAAAATTATTTCATCTGTAAAAACATATTGTAGGCAGGCTCAGCTTGTTCAATGACTAAAACAGAgtgtacatttgtttgtttcactgtaATAAGAATGCATAGACGTGACCCACAAGTTCCATTTTCCATtccaaagcaaaaaacaaagagTTTCAACTTTTAACTTTAGAGATAACAAActagacaaaaaaaagtgttgtatACAACAGTGATTCTTCAACTCATCATACATGGAGTGATACTAACATATTTGCTGTACTTGGATAGGATCAGGCCTGGTATTTTCTCACTGGACTCTAGTACTACTGTACAATACCAGCATATTTACATCAAAATGTTGCTGTATAAAATAATGGAAATATACTGCAATTCATccaatatgcttttttttattcttcagtgTAATTGTGGCTAATACATATCTAGATTCACGCAATTCACATTGCAATTTCATATGTTTAATTTACTACATCACAATTGCATATTTAGTAGCTGAAAAGGATCAAATCTTTAATGcctacttcttttttttaatataaaatgaaaggTGATCAACTGCAATATATCAACACAAAGTTGgttattaacaataaaaaataagaagGTCATCACAAAGGATGGGATTAAGGGGTTTCCCTGTATGGAAATTCACTGTACAGCTTTATGAGGGATTAAAAGACCGGCACAATTCCCTCTTCCTGGTGATAATGTAGAAAATgacttgctgtttttttccacttgaaAACATACCAGCAAAGAGAAACTCCAACAGAGGCTAATCTAAAAATACATTGCAatttttttataatgaattaAGCTTTTAGAGAATTCAATTAAGCGCAGTGACTAGTGGCTGAAAATGACCATCCCATTTTAGAGGTAAAACGTGGACTTCAAGGATGTAACATATGCTGTGCTGCAACTggaacatgatgaaaataagGACACCCTTACATAATACCTATGCAGAATGTACATTCACTAGTCCTTCCTGGGGATAAATCTCGCTGCAAACGTGGCATGCCAATAGCTGTCCACCAGAGAAGATTACGGCAGGGGAGAGCATCAGTGGATCACTGGCAGCGAGCAAGCGCATGTATTTAGGACACAGCATCCTCCACAGTAAAAACCTAATTATGAGCACAAGATGGGTAGATACATATATGCAGAAGCACATTTCAGGACAACACAAAGAGGAGGAAATAATGTGTATGCATTGAAATAaggatgttttaatttaatttttcgCATTTCACTACTGATATTTGCTGCTATTTATTCAATAaaaatttacagtatgtatgcaATACATATTCAGTCAATGCTTGCCAgttgttttctgtaaaaaacTGCCCAGCGATCGAGGGTCAGACCTCTCCTGGTAAGAGGTTTACTCTTTGATGGTGCAGTGCAGGGTGACACTGAACACATACTAATCAATGCAGCTGGTTCCCTGCAGCTGGGCTAAAACAAGCACACTCATTATCTTTCATTTCAAAAGGATGGGGACGGATGGAGGAGAGACAGGGTGTCCTCCATAAATTATTCCTATTGAGCATGTCCCTCCCTcactaagagagagagagagagcatctCTTCTTAAATATTCCCACAGATGTGAACAGTTATTGATTAACTTGCCAATACCTTTAAGGTATGTGTTCTCTTGAGGGTTATGACTCTGTATGAAGATCTATGATTATACGTACACATTTGATATCAGTCATTATTGGTGAAGTGAATAATTAAGAATAAAGAGTACTGTATGAATTAGGTATTAattaatttctgttttgatACATTAGTGAGTATTATGTGTGCCTTTATAATTACCATTAAACTGGACTGGACAATAAGTTTACCTGAAAAAGCAGTTgtttaatgtcttctgtggctctggggGATCTGAGACAGTAACCTTATCATAGTAATGTCAGCTTGGACACGGAAACAACATTACAAACTTGAGGAGTGGGATTTGAAAGATGTAGAGGAAGAAAGGAATATTATTAGTGTTGCTGCagtatgggaaatgtaggatcttgaagcttgacccatactagagactaaaagtcaggatatctggGCCTCTGCTCAACTTCATGGAAGTACAATACTACATTGATGAAGTAACATTGCTAGTTATAACTTTGAGCATCTGTCATGGCTGTTTTATTGTCTTCAGCAGTGTCTTTAAAGATTCAATGCAGTCTTTACTGAACATAATTTGCCATAAATGTTAAGTGTCCTGTTTTAATTGACTCTATTTTCTTCAACACAGGAGTCAAGAATATTTCTTTTGATGTCTGATGGATCCTTCGGCTGATAGCTGAACAATTGTGGGGTCTGGAATACAGATGTGCACTTTGAGACCTTTACTATGAATAATGGAGGAAAACAGTTCATCTTTGACTCCAGAGTACAATGACAGCACCTCCATTTGGGCACCGATGCCCTCAGCTCCCAGCAGACAGCTGGGCAACCTTCCCAACCCGCAGACACGCTTCAAGGACGTGACAGGGATATTTTTCATGGTGACCCTGAATGTTCTGGCAGTTCTAGCCAACACCGCTGTTCTGGTGGTTGTAATAAAAGCCCCTCATCTCAGGAAATTTGCCTTTGTGTGCCACCTGTGTGCGGTGGATCTGTTATGTGCCATCTTGCTCATGCCTCTCGGGATTGTGTCAAGCTCCCCGTACTTTGCTGGCGTGGTGTTCACTATGCTGGAGTGCCAGGTCTATGTCTTCCTCAATGTAATTCTCATAGCTGCCTCTATCTTTACCATCACAGCCATCAGTGTGGAGCGTTACTACTACATTGTCCACCCCATGCGCTATGAGGTGAAGATGACGCTGAAGCTGACTGCAGGCGTCATGGTGACGGTGTGGGTGGCCTCCTCCGTGCTGGGGTTGTCCACTGTATTTGGGTGGCCATCATACGGCAGCCTGAGCTCCATCAGTGCTGCTCACTGCTCGCTGCATTGGAGCCACAGTGACCACAGACGGatcttctctgtcttctttaGTGTCACCTGTTTCTGCCTGCCTGCAGTTGTGATTTTTGCTGTCTATTGTAATGTATATAAGGTGGCTCGTGTAGCTGCCCGGCAACATGGACCTTTGCCCTCTTGGACAAACAGCCAACCGAAGCACCGCTCTGACTCAATAAACAGCCAGACTACCATCATTACAACCCGCAACGCCCCACGCAGGACTGTACGTGACCGGCCTTTTGGAGGAGGTAAAGCCGCACTCACTCTGGTGGTTATTGTTGGCCAGTTTCTGATCTGCTGGCTGCCTTACTTTGCCTTCCACCTCCATCTGACAATAGATGCAACCCCCAAGATTCCTGATGACTTGGAGGAAACAGTCACCTGGCTAGCAT
It encodes:
- the LOC122980071 gene encoding uncharacterized protein LOC122980071 — protein: MPPKKGAGASPSQPPVKMMKIGTDTQEFGGDPADDKYTLAEESSYSPFPKNEHETIDFDEENVASPGIRTDTISLLMKIEQLQAQLKYERRCRILAERELRELKEMNTLMMQMRHTAHELRVTLDHVLQGGDAAVAPQNSQDDASISFLAEPDAEMRAVHNIPEDDHNFLYLSENLRVPKNLYERIAEIADYKKYTSALLMMLFDRETLATHSLQGRRNSFTGEDCHKPQLPPDILRSIIDHVSDKFGVDGSQIKTAIRTKLNNEDKLLKKRLGLGKAENKSILDQNFCQDASLLPENSAI
- the si:ch211-213o11.11 gene encoding probable G-protein coupled receptor, whose protein sequence is MEENSSSLTPEYNDSTSIWAPMPSAPSRQLGNLPNPQTRFKDVTGIFFMVTLNVLAVLANTAVLVVVIKAPHLRKFAFVCHLCAVDLLCAILLMPLGIVSSSPYFAGVVFTMLECQVYVFLNVILIAASIFTITAISVERYYYIVHPMRYEVKMTLKLTAGVMVTVWVASSVLGLSTVFGWPSYGSLSSISAAHCSLHWSHSDHRRIFSVFFSVTCFCLPAVVIFAVYCNVYKVARVAARQHGPLPSWTNSQPKHRSDSINSQTTIITTRNAPRRTVRDRPFGGGKAALTLVVIVGQFLICWLPYFAFHLHLTIDATPKIPDDLEETVTWLAYSSFAINPFFYGLLNRQIREELCKLRRCYSARPVELAVSSHEGSGHENFLQFLHRTSCTVETHASFATSSPRSTLDQTGQTGFRIPGQIPEEFS